The Euphorbia lathyris chromosome 2, ddEupLath1.1, whole genome shotgun sequence genome includes a window with the following:
- the LOC136217590 gene encoding arabinogalactan protein 20 yields MASRTCMGVLAIFALIFVIFSPSVRAQAPAPAPTSDGTSIDQGIAYTLMLVALVLTYLIHPLDASSSFGFF; encoded by the exons ATGGCTTCGAGGACTTGTATGGGAGTTTTGGCCATCTTCGCTCTCATTTTCGTCATTTTCTCACCTTCCGTGAGAGCTCAGGCTCCTGCTCCTGCACCTACTAGCGACG GGACTTCTATAGATCAAGGAATTGCATACACATTGATGCTGGTGGCGTTGGTACTGACATACCTTATTCATCCGTTGGATGCCTCATCTTCCTTTGGTTTCTTTTGA
- the LOC136217591 gene encoding mitochondrial carrier protein MTM1 isoform X2 encodes MSFLKSPASGEFLQEGFGTLWRGTYASLALAVPTVGIYLPCYDVFLNLMEDFAARNAPVLTPYVPLVAGSVARSLACVTCYPMELARTRMQAFKEIQNSVKPPGVLKTLVEMINPVRSANGLQKLQSYRILWTGLGAQLARDVPFSAICWSTLEPTRRHILALVDGNSSASTVLGANFSAGFFAGTLAAAATCPLDVARTRRQIEKDPARALSMTTRQTLQEIWRDGGLKGLFTGVGPRVARAGPSVGIVVSFYEVVKYTLHSRYRITD; translated from the exons ATGTCTTTTCTAAAGTCACCCGCCAG TGGTGAGTTTCTGCAGGAAGGATTTGGAACACTCTGGAGAGGCACATATGCAAGCTTAGCCCTGGCAGTACCAACT gtggggatctatttgcCTTGTTATGATGTTTTCCTGAATTTGATGGAAGACTTTGCAGCCCGTAATGCTCCAGTCTTGACACCATATGTACCATTAGTTGCAGGTTCAGTCGCACGCTCATTGGCCTGTGTTACTTGTTACCCTATGGAGTTAGCAAGAACTCGTATGCAG GCGTttaaagaaatccaaaataGTGTTAAGCCTCCAGGAGTATTGAAAACGCTAGTTGAGATGATCAATCCAGTGAGGAGCGCAAACGGCCTTCAAAAGT TGCAAAGTTATCGCATCTTATGGACTGGTCTTGGAGCACAACTTGCTCGTGATGTTCCCTTCTCTGCTATCTGCTGGTCAACCCTTGAGCCT ACCAGGAGACATATTCTTGCTCTAGTTGATGGTAACTCCAGTGCATCCACAGTCCTTGGAGCAAATTTCTCTGCTGGTTTTTTCGCAGGAACTCTTGCAGCTGCTGCTACTTGTCCATTAGATGTTGCAAGGACCCGAAGGCAGATAGAG AAGGATCCAGCTAGGGCATTAAGTATGACTACAAGACAAACGTTGCAGGAAATCTGGAG GGATGGAGGATTGAAGGGACTGTTCACAGGAGTAGGTCCTCGTGTTGCTCGAGCTGGCCCTTCTGTTGGCATTGTGGTTTCATTTTATGAGGTTGTCAAATACACACTACATAGCAGGTATCGTATTACTGATTAA
- the LOC136217591 gene encoding mitochondrial carrier protein MTM1 isoform X1, with product MVGGSRPSLHSWKNAAAASRVDLDADVSSVSESMFSSKEASTDNSKSMSSDANLGFLERAFSAAGAAVVSAIIVNPLDVAKTRLQAQAAGIPKLCGTCLETNTMLPNVRNTAAGSEPICVSECNRYKGTLDVFSKVTRQEGFGTLWRGTYASLALAVPTVGIYLPCYDVFLNLMEDFAARNAPVLTPYVPLVAGSVARSLACVTCYPMELARTRMQAFKEIQNSVKPPGVLKTLVEMINPVRSANGLQKLQSYRILWTGLGAQLARDVPFSAICWSTLEPTRRHILALVDGNSSASTVLGANFSAGFFAGTLAAAATCPLDVARTRRQIEKDPARALSMTTRQTLQEIWRDGGLKGLFTGVGPRVARAGPSVGIVVSFYEVVKYTLHSRYRITD from the exons ATGGTGGGAGGGTCAAGGCCGAGCCTACATTCATGGAAGAACGCCGCTGCAGCATCCAGAGTCGATCTTGACGCTGACGTTTCATCCGTTTCAGAGTCTATGTTCAGTTCTAAAGAAGCTTCAACTGATAATTCCAAATCGATGTCCTCTGATGCCAATTTGGGTTTTCTAGAGCGTGCTTTCTCTGCAGCTGGTGCCGCCGTTGTCTCCGCCATCATTGTCAATCCTCTTGATGTCGCTAAG ACAAGATTGCAAGCACAGGCTGCTGGAATTCCGAAATTATGTGGAACATGTTTGGAAACAAATACG ATGCTTCCAAACGTGAGAAACACCGCCGCTGGTTCAGAACCTATATGCGTTTCAGAATGTAACAGATATAAGGGAACGCTGGATGTCTTTTCTAAAGTCACCCGCCAG GAAGGATTTGGAACACTCTGGAGAGGCACATATGCAAGCTTAGCCCTGGCAGTACCAACT gtggggatctatttgcCTTGTTATGATGTTTTCCTGAATTTGATGGAAGACTTTGCAGCCCGTAATGCTCCAGTCTTGACACCATATGTACCATTAGTTGCAGGTTCAGTCGCACGCTCATTGGCCTGTGTTACTTGTTACCCTATGGAGTTAGCAAGAACTCGTATGCAG GCGTttaaagaaatccaaaataGTGTTAAGCCTCCAGGAGTATTGAAAACGCTAGTTGAGATGATCAATCCAGTGAGGAGCGCAAACGGCCTTCAAAAGT TGCAAAGTTATCGCATCTTATGGACTGGTCTTGGAGCACAACTTGCTCGTGATGTTCCCTTCTCTGCTATCTGCTGGTCAACCCTTGAGCCT ACCAGGAGACATATTCTTGCTCTAGTTGATGGTAACTCCAGTGCATCCACAGTCCTTGGAGCAAATTTCTCTGCTGGTTTTTTCGCAGGAACTCTTGCAGCTGCTGCTACTTGTCCATTAGATGTTGCAAGGACCCGAAGGCAGATAGAG AAGGATCCAGCTAGGGCATTAAGTATGACTACAAGACAAACGTTGCAGGAAATCTGGAG GGATGGAGGATTGAAGGGACTGTTCACAGGAGTAGGTCCTCGTGTTGCTCGAGCTGGCCCTTCTGTTGGCATTGTGGTTTCATTTTATGAGGTTGTCAAATACACACTACATAGCAGGTATCGTATTACTGATTAA